The nucleotide sequence TGAACATAATTAGTCCTTGTcttattcttattttctgttgtaTGGTGAAATTTCAACCCAGTAATCTAGATTTTGAAATATCTCAGGAGTTACAAATTTCAGTGCTAAAATATCTGCTGCATTTGTAAAACTTTATTGCCTTTAAAATGTAAAGGAGGTGGAAAAGGATACATGTCTTATTGTGGAATGTAACAGCTGACTGGTCCTGTAAATAGTGTTTTATGTAATTGTTCTCCAAAAAAGAACAGTAAATTATAGAATAGTGGAATTTTTGTACATTAGAGTTATTGTGTTCCTTACTATTTTAGGAACTGACCAGATACAGCATAGAGCAAAAACCTGACTGAATTTCATAGAGATTGCTAAGTTAATTTATTTAAGTGATGATACAGTGGGGTGAGTGACAGAAGATTAACTGGGGAACACTTTTTTTATCATTCAAGTTACATTATTAAAATGAGTTTAGTAATCTTCACAATGAGAGCTATACcttttcagaattatttattctttttctatAAGAACAGCAGCAATCAAGGCAGGGGATCTTACTTGCATTTCTGGGGCAAATTTCATAACTAGATAGGCCTGTATTAGAAAATACTTATAACTCTCTGTAGCTTTCAATTTTaacaaaagtatatttttattcctGAGTTGAATTGTGTTGAAATTGGGGATATCTGAACTGagttttttaacatttctacTTTATATAGCCAGTAACAGGAATTCTTACATTATAGAGGCTGCACTACTACAGGAAAAACTAAAGACATTTTTGTTTGTATCTCAAAACATTCACATATTCCCAGATATTTCTAAATGGATCAAAGCATCTGTTCTATATTAATGTGTCATGATACTTTGAATAGAGAGTTGTAGTAACATTCTCTTTAGCCTAAAGTTTTCTGAGTGGTATCTTCATGTActtagcaaaacaaaaacccaccgATACAACTTACTTCTTCTGGTTGATATGGAAGCAGAGCTGTCAGGTAGGAAGGAGCCAGCCTGCAAAAGCTCATTAGCCTTTTAAGTGAGCTGGATTATTCCAAAAGTTTGGTTGAGCATGATCAATGAAACCCCTTTACTCAGGTGAAGTATGTGCAGGATTAATGATACTGATGTTAACAGGTTGGAATTCAGCAACAATGGCTGAATGtatgaaatatttcataatatGCATATAAGAAAGGATCTTTTCTGGGGACTTGAACTAACTTTGCATGTTAATGAAATACCTGGTTTTATACAGGTTTTGTAGACCAGAATCGAAGGgctttccttctgtcttttaCAACTTTTTCCAAATATTGTATGTTTTTATGTCTCCAGCACTTTGTAGATGGTAACTAATTTATTTTGTGGAAAAGACGTGTTTGAAAGGTACTTCTCATATAATGAGAATATATGGTTTTTATGTaccatatatacatatatatgagAATATAATGGTTTTTATCTACCTCTGGTGCACATATTAAAATCAGCTTGCACTATGTTGCAACTTATCAGTTTAGTAATCATTTGGAATATTTGCCCTGTACTCAATAACTGTTAATACTGGTGAATTCTCAAATCTAATACAGAATTGCCTGAATGAACCTGAATTAATCTGTAATAAAACTTCCTCATCAAGAACCAAAGAATCATGTAGCTCTGTGAGTGTGTGATGACATGAGTTTTTCAAAACTAGAGCAGAAAACAAATGACACTCTGCATAAGTTGCTCATTTGCAGGAGGTGTGAGATGGTCCATTGCTTGTGAGATGATATAAATGTTTATCTTTGTAGTGCACAGTAAACTCTGTGGGTGGAATGGTTTTATATTTAGAGAAGGTAAATCCCTTGGGAAGCACTTCCATGGTAGCTCTTTGCCATCTCAGTTGGATATAGGCATATCTTTTGGTTATCGTGTGTTTGTTTGCAAATAACTAAATGCCGTAATTATTAATTGCCTTGAAACTGCTTTAAGACTGAATTGCTCCTTGTTCCTCGGCGTGGCATGTGCATGTCTATATAACAtaaatgtgtgtatgtatatgtattgGGCTGCCTTAAAACCCACATAAAGAAATGGACATGCAGAGAAGTAAACAGGTTTCCAAGAGCCCAAAATGTTGGCAGAGATTGTGTGTCTCTTGGCTTCATCcctttaatattaaaataatctttttttttgatGAAAACCTAATCAGAGAAGTGTTACTGTTAATTTGATGACAAGataattttaaagcatttttttctgtcctcGCTACCCAGGCACCCTTTTTTGGCAGCAAACCTGTTGTGTTGACTTCATTGCTCTGATGGGGGTGTTTCAGTGCCTATATCATGTAACACCATCATTTGAAACAGCAGTGAATTGTTATTCTCACAGTTTATTTGAGACTGATGTGCaagacaaaggaaaatgtgTCAGCTGGAGGAAGATCTCTGCAGCAGGTGGAGAACATGTTATTACTAACTTCACACAATAAAAATGCCTTTCAAAGTGTTTTCTGAAAGTCATACTCGCCCCCGTTCAGCAAACGTTTCTGTGTGTCATGCTTATcctactcaaaaaaaaaaaaagtaaagaagaTTCATCACACTTCTGCCAGCTTCTCCCTAGCACTCTGAGAGTTGATGCATTTCACAAGTCGTGGGAATTGTTGTCAAAATAGAGTAGCTGAAAAGATCCGCTACCTGCTGTGAAATATTCTTGGGGAGCTCTCTTGCCAAAATTGTATCCCCCCGCTTAGCTTCCAGGGCCTGGTGGAGAGGGGTGGCAGCTGCCCAGCCAGCAGTTCTCCAGCCTTCAGTGGTACAACTGAGCTGtatgggagagagctgacttCACACATACATTCATAACAAGAGCAATTAAGTGCCTGCAATCACAGtgcacctttcttttttttaggcATAATATACAGTAATACTAAGATTTACTATGTTTTTATGGAACACAAATGGACTTAAAAGGTTTAAAACATGGTGGCTTATGCATGTAAATCAGACGACACTTGTCACGTCATGAGGGTGAACAGATTTCTGTCTGAAGGACCTTGGCACTTTGCCATGAAGCTCAAGGCAGAATGAGACAATCAGCAGGTTTTCttgttacaaaaataaaatgcattttgacatGCTTTTACTATTTTGTCCCCTTTCATTACACAGGATGTAATGTGCAATTAGAAAGGAATTTGCAGCTGATTAATGCATGTTATCATTAAAAgtgaaagggagagagaaaaggaaaggctAGGAGCTGCGTGTCTGAATTCCATTTCCTCTGCAGGGAGTCACTGGCCCATGGAGCAGAAGGTAGCTTGTGGTGGGAGCAGAAGAGTGCAAAATATAGTAATCCAGGATATTTCCTTAATTAGACGTGTCCTTACAAAGCCAGTATCTTGCATGTATTTAGACTGAGGGAAAATAAGACAGATTAGAGAATACAGTTAATCCTGGTGAGTTTATTTTACATTCTGAGACTGACCTCAGTGCAGATGGGAAGGATGGACAACAGCCTGGGCAGTGAAGTGTGGTGTCTGAGTGTACTGCTTGTAGTGTGTGTtttgggaagcagctgggaTTGTCAGGGTAAAACTCACACTGGCAAACCACTGCATTCTGTGTGTATGTTCCAGTTGCCTGTAGTGTAGCAGTCTGGTTTGCCATCTGAAAACTCCTACTCAGTTTTATTCACACTAGTTAACAAAAATTTCTTTGGTCGCTTTTGATTACTCTTTGTATTTGTTTGCTATTTTAGACTAAAGAAAAGCAGTGCAAACATCCTCTTGAAATGTAAACCAGTTACTTGCTATatgcttcatttttaaataatggaGGGTGGCTGAAGTGCTCACTTCTAGGGCACTTTGCATACTTTGTGAACCTTTGCATACAGGCTGTTGGAAAGGGGGGTGTGTGACATCAGAGGTACAGCCAGGAATGCTGTGGCCAGCAGTCAGAGTGTGAGCACCAACAGTGCATGTGATGTATTTGAAGCAGCTTCAGTACCTTATGTAGCAAAAACTTTCGGGGTGAAACTTTTCTAATTTATAGCTGAGCgctgtcctgtcactgggacTCGTTCCTGACTTTTAGAAGATGGCATGATGGGCTCATTGCACACTGAGGGATTCTTGATGATTGTGGCCAGCTGGATGCCACCTGGCTGCTTTTCCTCAGCATCCTGTGTCCgctggctctgcctgctgaACTCATCTGAGGGGTATGCCACGCTTTTGGTCCATGGCTCCTCATGCTGTTTGGAGGTCCCATTCCGCTCTCGCGAACGCTCGCGTCTCCTGCGGCACAGGAGGTGCAGGCAGCCGTAGAGCAGGACCGCAGCGATGATGAGGAGCAGGACGCTGCTGGTCAGCCAGATACCCAGTGCCAGCTCTTTCTTGGTGTTGCTCCCCGATGCTGGGTCTCGTTCCAGTGTGTTAAAAACTCTGCACTGGTCGCTGGAGGGGTTTGCGGACTGGCAGGTCACGCACATGATGTATGTTGTGAGGGGAGTCAGGTTTTCAACAACAAAGGAGGAGCGAGTGGTGGGCACCCTCTCTTCCTTCTGAAAACTCTTTCTGGAGTAGCTGGATAGCATGCTGTTCCAGTTAGGGTGGTACATGATGCTGTAAAAGCTGTCGACACAACTGGCCATTTTTGGCCAAATTACCATTGCTGTGCTTCCTGTGATGTTTTGGATGGTTATTCCCATCAGGATGTTGCTTGGGAGTCTTTTGTCTCTATTGATGCTGATCTCCCTCTGGACAGGGAGGATGTTCTTTGGATCAGCTGCAGCACGGAGGATGTTGTTGAGATCTTAATCGTAGTGCTCTGTAATGTAGGAATGGTGTTTGTTAGGAAAGTATGCTCTCATCCTTGGTACTTCAAGGATGTTTTACTTGGTAAAAATGGGAGTGAAAGTTCTTGAAGTTTGGggtgttttaaaatgtatatttatcTTCCTACTGAAAGGGTAAACACAAGCTTAGAGAAATtccaccagagctgctgctctacAAGTGGCCAGTTATATCTTGAGAGATGGTGAATTTTTGGCAGAATTTACAGTTGTGGAATCActtcctttcacttttttttcccccaggcaattgtaaaaaaatgcagcagctgttttttctctctagTCTGTGTATCTTGCATTTTATGTGAAGTGGCAAGAGGGGTTGACAGGAGTTGATATTGAGGAATAAATGCCTCTGCCATCCACAACTCTTTATTTTTGCCAGTCACaatcagctgaaaaacaaaagagtATGTGGAAACATGACCACATATTATTTTGTCTCCAATGTCTTACGTTAGTTTCTTATTCCCAAGTTCACTTAGGAACAGCTTCCCTataaagacaggctgagagaatttgggctgttcaacctggagaagagaaaactCCAGGGAGATCTTACAGCACTTTCTGGTATCTAGATACAGCTAGAtacagctggagaggggcttttTACATGGACaggtagtgataggacaaggaggaatgacTTTTAGCTTACAGAGAGTAAATTTAAGTAagttattaggaagaaattctttatggtGAGGGCAGTGAGGCACTTGAATGGgctttccagagaagctgtagaagATGGCCCTGCCTGTGGGTGTTGGAGCCaggtgatctttaaagtccttttCAAGCCAGactgttctgtggttctgtgatatTCTCCATGTTTTGCTGTTAAATTGCACATCTGTAGCCACTGCAGCTACActgcagcagtggctgtgaACATTGTACATTAGTGGTATCAGTGTCACAATATTTAGTCTTGATGCTAGTCAGCCTCTTGGAAAAGCTTTGTCAAGCTTAGCGAAATGCAGCCTTCAGTATAGCCTACCTTTTGGATAAATAgtgaggatttttaaaaattactaatgCTCTTTGCTGTTCTAAGTCATTTTATGTAATCCCATGGTCTGTTTGCCCTGAATTTATACTCCTCCTCGTCCTCAATTCAAATTAGAAAATCTGCCAGTATTTTGAGATTTCTCAGTATGTGTAACCACTTTAAATAGTGAAAAGAAAACATCTCTTTTCTGCAGTTTCTCTAAACACACCTACTGAAGAATATATAATAACAACCAGTGGGTATTTTCATCTGTTTGGCTTGAGTTTGACGCTTTTACTGTTGTGATGGTAACTTTTGAGAAAGATCTTACCTCAGCAATTTAATCTGATTCCTTAGTTTGATTGTCAGTTTCCAGTGGCACTTGTggaagtttttttcccctttgaaagtttctcacttttttttgaATATAAATGCCCATGACAGTAGCATTATTTCATTGTTTATGACTTTGttgtgaaaattaaatatgattttttttttaagatcaagtttaaaatgttatatttcCTGGCTAAATAACAATTAGTTATTGAAAATTCTCCTGAGGAAGAAAGCTTGTGAGATTTTCTCATAACatattctgaaattattctgtaatatttgtattttatactAGATAGCAGAC is from Cinclus cinclus chromosome 2, bCinCin1.1, whole genome shotgun sequence and encodes:
- the LOC134057970 gene encoding fibronectin type III domain-containing protein 9-like; translated protein: MGITIQNITGSTAMVIWPKMASCVDSFYSIMYHPNWNSMLSSYSRKSFQKEERVPTTRSSFVVENLTPLTTYIMCVTCQSANPSSDQCRVFNTLERDPASGSNTKKELALGIWLTSSVLLLIIAAVLLYGCLHLLCRRRRERSRERNGTSKQHEEPWTKSVAYPSDEFSRQSQRTQDAEEKQPGGIQLATIIKNPSVCNEPIMPSSKSQERVPVTGQRSAIN